One region of Leishmania panamensis strain MHOM/PA/94/PSC-1 chromosome 28 sequence genomic DNA includes:
- a CDS encoding proteasome regulatory non-ATP-ase subunit 2, putative (TriTrypDB/GeneDB-style sysID: LpmP.28.1840) — translation MTQVLSSAKAVLALLSEEENLVVLFALKRLSSLMDTFWHEVSAKLPLIEELAASEKLADETRRLASLVASQVYFHLGDYSNSVKHALAAGTAFDATTRSLFTDTILSRCIDTYVVYQETPESEREELPPKLEELFVSLTKSWVLENETTADLKEMVGFTVRALRLDFLEKVLRQSLSKTHSAEILNFTFYVANVLLQDITFRRKVLRLLADLYTDGLATIDYYSLAHCLLFLGDVEATSNLICGLWRGGSRAVAFQLAFDLFEYGNQEYLSGVVAHLGKQLGVSEQALGAVQSVPSASDAVGTAVAVPAPATLPSSAPTTTDDASGAASVAAVAESPEHKLLSVLSGQVTTSLHVKFLYARCVADVYVLTHIKKMTDPRNSVIHNATVVANALMYSGTTMDGFLRDNMKWLGAAQHWAKFTAVASTGAIHRGHTEEAMRVLEQYLPKGASVPTLPYQEAGALYALGLIYSPLGATRDRKTLKYLEENLQKFSTNVQMVHGASLGIGLTAMGLQDESLYDALFTCVTGMDAVAAEGASVGVGMLMLGSGNDIVVQSLKNVAYEENQKEKIIRGVCMAMALINLGREDEALLLAEELLESGDPWVRLGGCFVLGLAYAGTENAKTIEKLLNITVKDMSDDVRRTAVTMIGFLTFKDPNLCLDLIRVLVDSYSPHVRYGVAMALAVSAAGTGNVAVIDVLWDMLEDIVDYVRQGAAMALAMVMVQLTEKENSKVKDFRLLLEKKIEDRNEGRCSKFGYVLASGLLDAGGRNCTFALHKQRHRLDKAVVGVFMFLQYWYWYPYLLMITLAMQPTCIIGLNESLELPEYTFKSKAPPSTYAVPKSVLQEKRVKASEVQAVVLSTTRKEEELRQRRHQGPGGPGLPAGTSATGAAGGDGAAAEAGSKKNGDKDSTGASAEAAEQESTVEILHNPARVTAHQFAVISHDVDPRYVPLKPKPMGICLLKDTKPEMGAEVLVAPVVLSDRDEARVPEPFSYP, via the coding sequence ATGACGCAGGTGTTGTCTTCAGCGAAGGCCGTGCTGGCGCTCctcagtgaggaggagaactTGGTCGTACTCTTTGCCCTCAAGCGACTCTCGTCTTTGATGGACACGTTCTGGCACGAAGTTAGTGCGAAGCTGCCCCTCATCGAGGAGCTTGCCGCTTCCGAGAAGTTGGCAGATGAGACGCGCCGCCTTGCGTCTCTCGTCGCGTCACAGGTGTACTTCCACCTTGGTGACTACAGTAACTCAGTGAAACATGCCCTGGCAGCCGGCACCGCCTTCGACGCAACGACGCGGTCTCTCTTCACGGACACGATCTTGAGCCGATGTATTGACACGTATGTCGTGTACCAGGAGACGCCGGAGAGCGAGCGGGAGGAGCTGCCACcaaagctggaggagctcttcgtctctctgACCAAGTCATGGGTGTTGGAGAACGAGACCACGGCGGACTTGAAGGAGATGGTCGGCTTCACTGTGCGGGCGCTCCGACTGGACTTCCtcgagaaggtgctgcgccagtcGCTGAGCAAGACCCACTCGGCCGAGATTCTGAACTTCACCTTCTACGTGGCAAATGTGCTGCTACAGGACATCACGTTCCGCCGCAAAGTGCTCCGTCTGCTCGCGGACCTGTACACGGATGGACTCGCCACCATCGACTACTACTCTCTGGCCCACTGTCTGCTGTTCCTCGGCGACGTGGAGGCGACGTCGAACCTTATTTGTGGTTTGTGGAGGGGTGGCAGCAGGGCGGTTGCTTTCCAGTTGGCCTTTGACCTCTTTGAGTATGGCAACCAGGAATACCTTTCAGGGGTCGTGGCTCATTTGGGCAAGCAGCTCGGGGTGTCGGAGCAGGCGCTGGGAGCGGTGCAGTCGGTTCCGAGTGCCTCTGACGCTGTCGGTacggcggtggctgtgccTGCACCCGCGACGTTGCCGTCCAGCGCCCCGACGACCACCGACGACGCGTCTGGCGCGGCGTCCgttgcggcggtggcggagtcGCCGGAGCACAAGCTACTCTCCGTCCTCAGCGGGCAGGTGACGACGAGCCTCCACGTGAAGTTTCTCTACGCTCGCTGCGTCGCTGACGTGTACGTGCTGACCCACATTAAAAAGATGACCGACCCGCGCAACTCCGTCATCCACAACGCGACAGTGGTGGCGAACGCGCTGATGTACAGCGGCACCACGATGGACGGATTCTTGCGCGACAACATGAAGTGGCTTGGCGCTGCCCAGCACTGGGCCAAGTTCACCGCGGTGGCCAGCACGGGTGCTATTCACCGTGggcacacagaggaggcAATGCGGGTGCTAGAGCAGTACCTGCCGAAGGGTGCAAGCGTGCCAACGCTGCCATACCAGGAGGCGGGTGCGCTGTATGCGCTCGGGCTCATCTATTCCCCGCTCGGCGCCACGCGCGACCGCAAGACTCTCAAGTATCTTGAAGAGAACTTACAGAAGTTCTCGACAAACGTGCAGATGGTCCACGGCGCCTCGCTCGGCATCGGCCTCACTGCAATGGGGCTGCAGGACGAGAGCCTCTACGACGCCCTCTTTACCTGCGTGACGGGCATGGACGCGGTGGCAGCCGAGGGCGCGTCTGTTGGCGTTGGCATGCTGATGCTCGGCAGTGGCAACGACATTGTCGTGCAGAGCCTCAAGAACGTCGCCTACGAAGAGAACCAGAAGGAGAAGATCATACGTGGCGTGTGCATGGCCATGGCGCTCATCAACCTCGGCCGCGAAGACGAGGCACTCCTGTtggcggaggagctgctcgagaGCGGTGACCCGTGGGTGCGCCTTGGTGGCTGCTTCGTGCTCGGTCTGGCCTATGCCGGCACCGAGAATGCCAAGACGATTGAGAAGCTGCTAAATATCACGGTGAAGGACATGTCCGATGACGTCCGCCGCACTGCTGTGACCATGATTGGCTTCCTCACCTTCAAGGACCCGAACTTGTGCCTTGATCTGATCCGCGTGCTTGTGGACAGCTATAGTCCACATGTGCGTTACGGTGTAGCCatggcgctggcggtgagCGCGGCCGGCACCGGCAACGTTGCCGTTATCGACGTGCTGTGGGACATGCTGGAGGACATCGTGGACTACGTGCGCCAGGGCGCCGCGATGGCGCTTGCCATGGTCATGGTGCAGCTGACAGAAAAGGAGAACTCGAAGGTGAAGGACTTCCGTCTGCTGTTAGAGAAGAAGATCGAGGATCGTAACGAGGGACGCTGCTCCAAGTTCGGCTACGTGCTTGCCTCCGGCCTACTTGACGCGGGCGGCCGCAACTGCACCTTTGCCCTGcacaagcagcggcaccgcctcgACAAGGCTGTCGTCGGTGTCTTCATGTTCCTGCAGTACTGGTACTGGTACCCGTACCTGCTCATGATCACGTTGGCCATGCAGCCTACGTGCATCATTGGCCTGAACGAGTCTCTCGAGCTGCCTGAGTACACGTTCAAGTCCAAGGCCCCACCCAGCACCTACGCCGTGCCCAAGTCGGTACTacaggagaagagggtgaaAGCGTCCGAAGTGCAAGCGGTTGTGCTGTCCACAACGCgcaaggaagaagagctgcggcagcgccgtcaccaGGGACCTGGAGGCCCGGGGTTGCCCGCCGGCACCTCCGCGACTGGCGCGGCTGGAGGTGATGGCGCGGCTGCTGAGGCTGGGAGTAAGAAGAACGGTGACAAGGATAGCACCGGCGCATctgccgaggcggcggagcagGAGTCGACTGTTGAGATTCTGCATAACCCGGCGCGTGTGACAGCACATCAGTTTGCCGTGATTTCACACGACGTGGACCCACGGTACGTGCCGCTGAAGCCGAAGCCGATGGGCATCTGCCTCCTGAAAGACACAAAGCCCGAGATGGGcgcagaggtgctggtggcacCTGTGGTGCTGTCAGACCGCGACGAAGCCCGTGTGCCGGAGCCCTTCTCCTACCCGTAG
- a CDS encoding RNA methyltransferase, putative (TriTrypDB/GeneDB-style sysID: LpmP.28.1850) — translation MDVYRQAAEIVGVVRAGNGTAKALCLRKAMQKKRQTYAVVCETLRHYELLEDVLEVAEFFKYYPQANHEFAMCMAYDVVLGKGVNTHNDSTARAITQSASYLREAYWQVHKHHIIPPRSNEKLEDEVAPDTSGGARGKIGPGDGAFSSHSLQLPRYARVNTLKISVEELVSRLRRSSEARKRARDAEDGDGNTAVRSHSQQQDSDKRTTRRASLRLHVPLPEFTQDPIVPDLLVFPPGTDLHAHPAVRSGQLILQDRASCLPAAVLLDAVPVEIIEDNKASSSSSGGGGKTKGHGKALVKAELEDNKTATAARKQLEYVVDACAAPGNKTTHLAALGAPHLKIMATERDERRAELLSKRVTSLGAADYVNVVNMDFFQLSSDDRAATEGILLDPSCSASGVMTRVDVALQHHHVQQQQQGKGQPADRAVSSRQGGRCGGHPKNAAAGEGQLDGDTEEAITSGAINPDAQGNDFSMKEERVEKLARLQRKLLAHSLLSFDNCRTVVYSTCSVHEEENEEVVRQVLDDERVKARGWRLSNIMPDTWKTRGVEREDEAHPLHFTIRCDPATDATNGFYVARFDRVC, via the coding sequence ATGGACGTATATCGTCAGGCGGCTGAGATTGTCGGTGTCGTGCGCGCAGGCAACGGCACAGCCAAGGCGCTCTGTCTGCGAAAAGCCATGCAAAAGAAGAGGCAGACCTACGCTGTTGTGTGCGAGACGCTGCGCCACTacgagctgctcgaggacgtgctggaggtggcggagttCTTCAAGTACTACCCGCAGGCGAACCACGAGTTTGCAATGTGCATGGCCTACGATGTAGTGCTCGGAAAGGGAGTCAACACCCACAACGACAGCACCGCGCGTGCTATAACACAGTCGGCCTCCTACTTGCGTGAGGCGTACTGGCAGGTGCACAAGCACCACATCATCCCGCCGCGCAGCAATGAAAAGCTGGAAGATGAGGTGGCGCCCGACACAAGCGGTGGCGCGAGAGGGAAGATAGGCCCTGGCGACGGTGCGTTCTCATCCcactcgctgcagctgcctcgctACGCGCGTGTGAACACTCTCAAAATCTCGGTGGAGGAACTGGTGAGTCgactgcgccgctcctcagAGGCGCGAAAGCGCGCCCGCGATGCCGAGGACGGTGACGGAAACACCGCTGTCCGTTCTCACTCCCAGCAGCAGGACAGCGACAAGCGTACTACACGTCGCGCGTCGTTGCGGTTGCACGTCCCGCTGCCGGAGTTCACGCAAGACCCTATTGTGCCGGATCTGCTGGTTTTTCCACCTGGCACGGATCTGCACGCGCACCCAGCGGTGCGAAGTGGTCAGCTCATTCTGCAGGATCGCGCTTCGTGCCTCcctgcggcggtgctgctcgacgccgTCCCTGTCGAGATAATTGAAGACAATaaggccagcagcagcagcagtggtggtggtggaaagaCGAAGGGGCATGGTAAGGCGCTGGTGAAGGCGGAGTTGGAGGATAATaagacggcgacggcggcacgcAAACAGCTGGAGTATGTTGTGGACGCCTGCGCCGCACCAGGTAACAAAACAACGCACCTCGCTGCGCTCGGTGCACCACATCTCAAGATCATGGCGACCGAGCGTGACGAGCGGCgtgcggagctgctgtcgAAGCGGGTGACATCGCTCGGCGCGGCGGACTACGTTAATGTTGTGAACATGGACTTCTTCCAACTCTCTTCCGACGACCGTGCTGCGACAGAGGGCATCCTGCTCGAccccagctgcagcgccagcggtgtCATGACCCGCGTTGATGTGGCCCTTCAGCATCACCAcgtgcagcaacagcagcagggcaaGGGGCAGCCGGCTGACAGAGCGGTTTCCTCTCGCCAGGGAGGTCGGTGTGGTGGGCATCCCAAGAATGCGGCAGCGGGGGAAGGACAGCTGGACGGCGACACCGAAGAGGCCATCACTAGCGGCGCCATCAACCCCGACGCTCAGGGCAACGACTTCTCAatgaaggaggagcgggTCGAGAAGCTGGctcggctgcagcgcaagctCCTGGCGCAttcccttctttcctttgaCAACTGCCGCACCGTCGTCTACTCCACCTGCTCTgtgcacgaggaggagaacgaggaggtggtgcggcaggTGCTGGATGATGAGCGAGTGAAGGCGCGTGGATGGCGACTGAGCAACATTATGCCCGATACGTGGAAGACACGtggtgtggagagggaggacgaGGCGCACCCACTGCACTTCACCATCCGGTGCGATCCGGCAACGGACGCGACGAACGGCTTCTACGTTGCCCGCTTTGACCGCGTGTGCTAA
- a CDS encoding hypothetical protein (TriTrypDB/GeneDB-style sysID: LpmP.28.1860): protein MGSDAPFLVLASTAIENEIRTYFPYMALYRRLCRGGWERAVDYFYREFAPGLTGPADDGMVSTPDSVAGVAASSAGVSLSQPKRRRKGLVEELQRGLEEFTATTFPLAQPRRSGTVPSGKQSEVPESAAAAVPSTTVEAGTELYTVTCRRCITHVTSTYPCWVLKGYVVLWAESVLEVECIAAREVVAASSLASSVAAEPAHGNTNRKDLLSQVEHSDVMDFPDSQAPNAPRPPLSPLFCTSLPPMGVCPLLHQLTSAFTGTLDCSAEGATASFTPLSATSSATTAPSCRQQGPISSSGTLPCAFTLSMAPVTQTVRLHSLNIVNSDAVSNTRPGSFVLQSILQPGWQTALECYPRHMVHFGLLVYAAWHASAQTWESVLLSGRACKGAHGTAENPHTGVLPSRRNQSGTALLPKSRKRAASPTPEVAVAKAVLSPAPEAGGEVHPTLLTELIPHTAHDAVLILGLGGNVLGQCLDALLPATVPLHIVEVEPAVLQACYEHGQFPAIDAVDGWRGELDAVRSCKTSKPASASHKRNTSSLSSEEAAETARAATSAARPTASLDIAAVMQWAAGLIRRRSATPAVFRAMGQSSLGLLEGLAAPPPAVPCSAKCAPRFRRRSAAVTEAPLRSQRGRREYVCFLQDAYAYLRAGAASPITSTTSRGTAHPVAPSSPQQTTPTKSAAHPRTPSAKREATNAATVEAAPTPTQYSMIFLDCYDPDRERMMHEGALVELCARRLKPGGVLLVNAHVLPTLENLRCDFLGYGFATVQALRVAGCTQTVVVCVAHDTTADRAPAVAERPTCSTACAPTLTEKRGRFTLRQIQLLANALNRALRLAGGSSSSVTGSGDDTGRAEASAAAATGTTPVSSLSCTTFLPHSVAPGFWFDAAWLKSCRRVATPPIKAARSSCEELASTTSSQACFIDVDLRVWEHHF from the coding sequence ATGGGCAGCGATGCGCCCTTTCTGGTGCTGGCGAGCACTGCCATTGAAAACGAGATTCGCACGTACTTCCCCTACATGGCGCTGTATCGCCGTCTCTGCAGGGGCGGATGGGAGCGCGCGGTGGACTACTTCTACCGTGAGTTTGCACCTGGCCTCACTGGCCCTGCTGATGACGGCATGGTTTCGACCCCGGATTCAGTGGCGGGGGTTGCGGCATCCAGCGCTGGAGTATCTCTGTCTCAACCCAAGCGCAGGCGCAAGGGTCTCGTGGAAGAGCTGCAAAGAGGCCTTGAAGAGTTCACGGCGACGACTTTCCCACTCGCTCAGCCACGACGGAGCGGCACCGTTCCTTCTGGGAAGCAAAGCGAAGTGCCTGagagcgcagccgcagcggtgccgtcgaCCACCGTTGAGGCGGGCACGGAGCTATACACCGTCAcatgccgccgctgcatcacGCATGTCACATCCACATACCCTTGTTGGGTGCTAAAAGGCTATGTGGTGCTGTGGGCTGAGTCGGTGCTCGAAGTGGAGTGTATCGCAGCAAGAGAAGTCGTGGCAGCATCATCGTTGGCATCATCTGTGGCGGCAGAGCCCGCGCACGGCAATACGAACAGGAAAGATTTGCTGTCACAGGTGGAGCACAGTGATGTGATGGATTTCCCTGACTCCCAGGCCCCCAATGCCCCGCGCCCTCCTTTAAGTCCTCTGTTTTGCACTTCACTCCCGCCGATGGGTGTgtgtccgctgctgcaccaacTCACCAGCGCGTTCACAGGCACACTTGACTGCTCAGCGGAGGGCGCGACTGCTTCATTCACGCCGCTTTCCGCCACTTCATCAGCAACAACGGCGCCTTCTTGCAGGCAGCAGGGCCCCATTTCCTCAAGTGGCACCCTCCCGTGCGCCTTTACCTTGTCTATGGCACCGGTGACCCAGACGGTCAGGCTACACAGCTTGAACATTGTGAACAGCGACGCGGTTAGCAACACGCGCCCGGGGTCCTTTGTTCTGCAGTCGATCCTGCAGCCTGGTTGGCAGACGGCACTGGAGTGCTACCCACGACACATGGTGCACTTTGGTTTGCTAGTGTACGCGGCGTGGCATGCGAGCGCACAGACGTGGGAGAGCGTGCTATTGAGTGGAAGGGCTTGCAAGGGTGCCCACGGCACAGCTGAAAACCCCCATACGGGGGTGTTGCCGTCGCGCCGCAATCAAAGTGGCACCGCATTGCTGCCCAAGTCCCGCAAGCGGGCCGCATCACCCACACCCGAAGTTGCAGTAGCAAAGGCCGTGTTGTCCCCAGCGCCGGAGGCAGGCGGAGAGGTGCACCCCACGTTGCTGACAGAGTTGATCCCTCACACTGCGCACGACGCTGTCTTGATTCTAGGTCTTGGCGGCAATGTGTTGGGGCAGTGcctggatgcgctgctgcctgccaCGGTGCCACTGCACATTGTGGAGGTGGAGCCGGCAGTATTGCAGGCGTGCTATGAGCACGGACAGTTTCCTGCGATCGATGCAGTAGACGGCTGGAGGGGTGAACTCGATGCAGTGCGGTCGTGCAAGACATCGAAACCGGCCTCTGCTTCGCACAAGAGAAACACCTCGTCCCTCAGCTCcgaagaggcggcagagacTGCACGTGCTGCCACGTCTGCCGCGCGCCCTACTGCTTCGCTCGATATCGCAGCTGTGATGCAGTGGGCGGCAGGCCTGATTCGCAGAAGGAGCGCCACCCCAGCTGTGTTCAGAGCGATGGGGCAATCGTCGCTCGGGCTGTTAGAGGGCTtagctgcgccgccgcctgcagtgCCCTGTAGCGCCAAGTGTGCGCCGCGTTTTCGACGTAGATCAGCGGCCGTGACCGAAGCACCGCTTCGGTCGCAGCGCGGCAGACGCGAGTACGTGTGTTTTTTGCAAGATGCCTACGCCTATCTCCgagctggtgctgcatcTCCCATTACTTCGACAACATCACGAGGCACCGCACATCCTGTcgccccctcttcacctcaGCAGACAACTCCCACGAAGTCTGCGGCGCATCCACGGACACCGTCAGCAAAGCGGGAAGCCACAAATGCGGCAACTGTCGAAGCCGCACCGACACCAACACAGTACAGCATGATCTTCCTTGACTGCTACGACCCGGATAGGGAACGCATGATGCACGAAGGAGCGCTCGTAGAGCTCTGCGCGCGGCGGCTGAAGCCTGGTGGGGTGCTGCTAGTGAACGCGCATGTGCTGCCAACCTTGGAGAACTTGCGCTGTGACTTCCTCGGCTACGGCTTTGCGACTGTGCAGGCGCTGAGGGTTGCGGGGTGTACgcagacggtggtggtgtgcgttGCGCATGACACGACAGCGGATAGGGCGCCTGCAGTTGCTGAAAGACCGACATGCAGCACTGCTTGCGCACCGACTCTGACCGAGAAGCGGGGCCGGTTCACACTTCGGCAGAttcagctgctggcgaaTGCTCTCAATAGAGCCCTCCGTCTAGCCGGCGGTTCGTCATCAAGCGTGACCGGTAGTGGCGATGACACTGGGCGAGCTGAggcatcagctgcagctgccaccgGTACCACACccgtctcctctctctcctgcactACTTTTCTGCCTCACTCAGTAGCGCCGGGGTTTTGGTTCGATGCCGCGTGGCTGAAGTCGTGCCGCCGTGTCGCCACTCCCCCAATCAAGgcggcacgcagcagctgtgaaGAACTGGCAAGCACGACGTCGTCACAGGCGTGCTTCATTGACGTTGacctgcgcgtgtgggagCACCACTtctga